In Citrus sinensis cultivar Valencia sweet orange chromosome 2, DVS_A1.0, whole genome shotgun sequence, a single genomic region encodes these proteins:
- the LOC102631099 gene encoding phosphoribosylglycinamide formyltransferase, chloroplastic, with amino-acid sequence MEANSFLSGSTIPLIQTPRKLPSLSFAQSHSHLSASFRAHKLLVPQSLRSSRRLECVNFAEKVKNNGDKYEKDFDSGIKKKNLAVFVSGGGSNFRSIHAACLAGSVYGDVVVLVTNKPDCGGAEYARDNSIPVILFPKTKDEPNGLSPNDFVAALSEVNVDFILLAGYLKLIPMELIRAYPRSIVNIHPSLLPAFGGKGYYGMKVHKAVIASGARYSGPTIHFVDEHYDTGRILAQRVVPVLWNDTAEDLAARVLLEEHRLYVDVASALCEERVVWREDGVPVIRSKENPDEFS; translated from the exons ATGGAGGCTAACAGCTTCCTCTCTGGCTCCACAATTCCATTAATACAAACTCCCAGAAAGTTACCATCTTTATCTTTCGCTCAATCTCATTCTCACCTGTCGGCCTCTTTCCGAGCCCATAAGTTGTTGGTTCCACAAAGCTTACGGTCTTCTAGAAGACTAGAGTGTGTAAATTTCGcggaaaaagtaaaaaataatggtgACAAATATGAGAAAGATTTTGATTCCGggattaagaagaaaaatctgGCGGTATTCGTGTCCGGCGGTGGCTCAAATTTCCGGTCCATTCACGCCGCCTGCCTTGCTGGTTCTGTTTATGGAGACGTCGTCGTTTTGGTCACTAATAAACCCG ATTGTGGAGGTGCAGAGTATGCGAGAGATAACAGCATCCCGGTTATTTTGTTCCCCAAAACTAAAGATGAGCCTAATGGTTTATCTCCAAATGATTTTGTAGCTGCTCTTAG CGAAGTCAATGTTGACTTCATTCTTCTAGCTGGATACCTGAAACTAATACCTATGGAATTGATTAGAGCTTATCCAAGATCCATTGTAAATATCCATCCATCACTGCTTCCAGCCTTTGGAGGCAAAGGCTATTATGGTATGAAGGTGCATAAAGCAGTGATTGCTTCTGGAGCTAG ATACTCTGGTCCAACTATTCATTTTGTTGATGAACATTATGACACGGGACGAATTCTTGCCCAAAGAGTTGTCCCTGTGCTCTGGAATGACACAGCAGAGGATCTGGCTGCAAGAGTTCTTCTGGAG GAACATCGATTATATGTGGATGTTGCATCAGCTTTATGTGAGGAGCGAGTGGTTTGGAGGGAAGATGGCGTCCCTGTCATTCGGAGCAAAGAGAATCCAGATGAGTTCAGCTAG